Proteins encoded within one genomic window of Aerococcus viridans:
- a CDS encoding MurR/RpiR family transcriptional regulator, with translation MKPIENIYNDLYSKLTENEIYIFDYIMKHSQTVRKMSITELARILAVSKSTISRFTQKIGFSGYAEFKFYLNNEAENQRHDSEIDPMGQLAADTQDTFKMFSNMQVDPIVESIFDADNVFLYGTGWAQKNALNDFRRSILLNNKFSIDISAPLELKIASASIKPGDVLIVASFSGNVALIERELKIFKSKGAILIAVSEMHTSLLASLADYTIYFKTTRFDYKDEAFASMLPIHQATNLLAIAYFEYVRKQERLQKENEERDL, from the coding sequence TAACTGAAAATGAAATCTATATTTTTGACTATATCATGAAGCATAGTCAGACGGTTAGGAAGATGTCTATCACTGAATTAGCAAGGATTTTGGCTGTTTCAAAATCGACGATTTCCCGTTTCACCCAAAAAATTGGCTTTTCAGGTTATGCGGAATTCAAATTCTACCTCAACAATGAAGCAGAAAATCAACGGCATGATAGTGAAATTGATCCAATGGGGCAGTTAGCAGCCGATACCCAAGATACCTTTAAGATGTTCAGTAATATGCAGGTTGACCCCATTGTTGAAAGTATTTTTGATGCGGATAATGTCTTCTTATATGGGACTGGATGGGCGCAAAAGAACGCTTTAAACGATTTTAGAAGAAGTATTTTATTGAACAATAAATTTTCTATCGATATTTCAGCACCTTTGGAACTAAAAATTGCAAGTGCATCTATTAAACCTGGAGATGTGCTGATTGTGGCGTCTTTTAGTGGCAATGTGGCTTTGATTGAACGAGAATTGAAAATCTTTAAGAGTAAAGGGGCCATCCTGATCGCGGTGAGTGAAATGCATACCAGTTTATTAGCTAGCTTAGCCGATTATACAATCTATTTTAAAACAACACGCTTTGATTATAAGGATGAAGCCTTTGCATCTATGTTACCTATCCACCAAGCCACCAACTTATTAGCAATTGCCTATTTTGAATATGTGCGAAAACAAGAACGATTACAGAAAGAAAATGAGGAGCGTGACCTATGA